One window from the genome of Saccharomyces mikatae IFO 1815 strain IFO1815 genome assembly, chromosome: 2 encodes:
- the REG2 gene encoding protein phosphatase regulator REG2 (similar to Saccharomyces cerevisiae REG1 (YDR028C) and REG2 (YBR050C); ancestral locus Anc_3.258), with amino-acid sequence MTLSNCESLDNLFYDPPEEEESNKFIEAVRILISRNDIVHPLAAASGTCCLRKVKSFNAKQWKINKKQKYVLPAVKKRKNFDFNEQRSLILNLNLWKFIKFINCNSKKTCNKNNTHVNKVVKNDNVSSLLEHKKMDNDQRLENLFWRSWFKAHKRKDIVGSQQARHIKFNDNVEQCVITDDHFIQRLPPARLNPVDNRRPCLQSGLNSHTDHAESRRVFYDYSRVYVANDAIAIAAAATAAATAIISSNNGDHQHKHDVRDVPRNILPPEGEPYLSSVLRVDSELKISNISHHSPAISPSTSSHSTFIFESETDTDTDSDIEIDSDIDTSTTDVLL; translated from the coding sequence ATGACCTTGAGTAATTGCGAATCTTTGGATAATTTATTCTACGATCCTCccgaagaagaggaaagtAATAAGTTCATCGAAGCAGTCAGAATTCTGATAAGTAGAAACGACATAGTACATCCTCTTGCAGCTGCAAGTGGAACGTGTTGTTTGAGAAAAGTCAAGTCATTCAATGCCAAGCAGTggaaaataaacaaaaaacaaaaatatgtGTTGCCAGCagtgaagaagagaaaaaacttcGATTTTAATGAACAAAGGAGCTTGATCTTGAATTTAAATTTATGGAAGTTCATTAAATTTATTAATTGTAACAGTAAAAAAACCTgcaataaaaacaatacaCATGTGAATAAGGTTGTAAAGAACGACAACGTTTCATCGTTACTCGAACACAAGAAAATGGACAACGATCAAAGGTTGGAGAATCTTTTCTGGAGAAGCTGGTTCAAGGCACATAAAAGGAAAGATATAGTGGGCAGCCAACAAGCAAGGCAtatcaaattcaatgaCAATGTGGAACAATGCGTTATCACTGATGATCATTTCATACAAAGACTACCCCCAGCACGATTGAATCCGGTAGATAATCGACGCCCCTGCTTGCAGTCTGGACTCAATTCCCATACTGATCACGCAGAAAGCAGACGAGTTTTTTATGATTATAGCCGCGTCTACGTCGCCAATGATGCCATTGCTATTGCCGCCGCTGCCACCGCCGCTGCCACCGCCATTATCAGTAGTAACAACGGGGATCATCAGCATAAACATGATGTTCGCGACGTTCCAAGAAATATCTTACCACCAGAAGGAGAACCATATTTGAGTAGTGTGCTTCGGGTCGACTCCGAGCTCAAGATATCGAACATAAGCCATCATTCCCCCGCAATCTCTCCATCGACTTCTAGCCATTCaacctttatttttgaatcgGAGACTGATACAGACACTGACTCTGACATTGAAATTGACTCTGACATAGACACTAGTACTACTGACGTACTGTTATAA
- the RFS1 gene encoding flavodoxin-like fold family protein (similar to Saccharomyces cerevisiae RFS1 (YBR052C) and PST2 (YDR032C); ancestral locus Anc_3.261) has translation MPKVAILIYSVDDTIAKLAENEKRGIEIAGGEAEIFQVPDVSYRNENGGEEDRSKLGKTNADFAYKILTRETLVEHDYYLFGIPARFGNFPADWKTFWDSNTGGLWAKGSLHGKIAGLFVSGAISGKGDTEMCIMNAMSTLVHHGIIYVPLGYKNAYKELTNTDDVNGSCAWGAGCVSGVDGGRSPSVSELKVHQLQGKAFYDRIKDL, from the coding sequence ATGCCAAAAGTTGCCATTTTGATTTACTCAGTAGACGACACAATTGCCAAATTGGcagaaaatgagaaaagaGGTATTGAGATAGCCGGCGGTGAGGCTGAGATTTTCCAAGTACCAGACGTTAGTTACAGAAATGAGAATGGTGGAGAAGAAGACCGAAGCAAACTTGGAAAGACTAATGCAGATTTTGCGTATAAAATTTTAACTAGAGAAACATTGGTCGAGCATGATTACTACTTGTTCGGAATACCTGCTAGGTTTGGTAATTTCCCCGCGGACTGGAAAACTTTTTGGGACTCCAATACCGGTGGACTTTGGGCAAAGGGTTCCCTTCATGGCAAAATTGCCGGCTTGTTTGTCTCGGGCGCAATTAGCGGCAAAGGGGATACAGAAATGTGCATCATGAACGCAATGAGCACCTTGGTCCATCATGGAATCATCTATGTCCCATTGGGGTACAAGAACGCATACAAGGAATTAACCAACACTGATGATGTCAATGGCTCCTGCGCCTGGGGCGCAGGATGCGTCTCTGGAGTGGACGGCGGCAGATCGCCCAGTGTGTCTGAGTTGAAGGTTCACCAATTACAGGGTAAGGCGTTTTACGACCGCATCAAAGACTTGTAA
- the SMKI02G1600 gene encoding regucalcin (similar to Saccharomyces cerevisiae YBR053C; ancestral locus Anc_3.262) has product MGTGGDFEEIVLHDLRPYYHVPGAIHSEGITFVKETGTLLWVDIFKGQVHKVEDIEHPGSSHSSFSITRANYGKNSPIEYPPNPDELKESVGCIFPVFNDASHGEIKQVLFGSKFGIGRLDFDTSEWEYVILYSECPDLSTDRAYKLRSNDGNVSPDGKYIYVGLMSDFPFELEPIGCILRVDLLAQEIQLVWNCLLIPNAIHWDESDQKTMYITDSLNFTIWKCPGGDLLKREELIDVRNSNNQSFESPEPDGSAVWFSKDGKHSGYLFITVWSTCKVQMYELASGKLLKEFILPKQTPRVSCCCFVGKDLFVTTANAEINDSVRTNSDKNGGCLYRIPNALESNVPLETTKRQPLY; this is encoded by the coding sequence ATGGGTACCGGTGGCGATTTTGAAGAGATTGTGTTGCATGATCTAAGACCTTATTATCACGTTCCTGGTGCTATACATAGCGAAGGAATAACCTTTGTTAAGGAAACCGGTACATTGTTGTGGGTTGACATTTTTAAAGGACAAGTTCATAAGGTTGAAGACATAGAACATCCCGGGTCCAgtcattcttctttttcgaTTACGAGAGCAAACTATGGCAAGAACTCACCAATTGAATATCCTCCCAACCCGGATGAATTGAAGGAATCCGTAGGTTGTATCTTTCCAGTATTCAATGATGCCTCCCATGGTGAGATTAAACAAGTATTATTTGGTAGTAAATTCGGTATAGGTAGGTTAGATTTTGACACCAGCGAATGGGAATATGTCATTCTATATTCCGAATGTCCTGACTTAAGCACGGACAGGGCGTATAAATTGAGGTCTAATGATGGCAATGTTTCACCGGATGGGAAATATATCTACGTAGGGTTAATGAGTGATTTTCCGTTTGAATTAGAACCTATTGGGTGCATACTCCGTGTTGATCTTTTAGCCCAGGAAATACAACTCGTTTGGAACTGTTTGTTAATTCCTAACGCTATCCATTGGGATGAAAGCGATCAAAAAACTATGTACATTACGGATTCTTTAAACTTCACTATTTGGAAATGTCCTGGTGGCGACTTGCTAAAACGTGAGGAGCTTATTGACGTGAGAAACTCTAACAATCAATCCTTTGAATCACCTGAACCAGATGGAAGCGCTGTTTGGTTTAGCAAAGACGGAAAACACTCTGGATATCTGTTTATCACTGTCTGGTCTACGTGCAAAGTTCAAATGTATGAATTAGCCAGTGGAAAATTGCTCAAGGAGTTCATCTTGCCAAAGCAGACACCAAGAGTTTCATGCTGTTGTTTTGTTGGTAAGGATCTCTTTGTTACTACTGCCAATGCAGAAATCAATGATTCTGTAAGGACCAACTCCGATAAAAATGGTGGTTGCCTCTATAGAATTCCAAACGCGTTAGAGTCGAACGTTCCTCTGGAAACTACAAAGCGGCAACCGCTCTATTAA
- the YRO2 gene encoding Yro2p (similar to Saccharomyces cerevisiae YRO2 (YBR054W) and MRH1 (YDR033W); ancestral locus Anc_3.263) — MSDYVEILKRGGNEAIKINPPTGADFHITSRGSDWLFTVFCVNLLFGVILVPLMFRKPVRDRFVYYTAIAPNLFMSIAYFTMASNLGWIPVRAKYNHVQTSTQKEHPGYRQIFYARYVGWFLAFPWPIIQMSLLGGTPLWQIAFNVGMTEIFTVCWLIAACVHSTYKWGYYTIGIGAAIVVCISLMTTTFTLVKARGKDVSNVFITFMSIIMFLWLIAYPTCFGITDGGNVLQPDSATIFYGIIDLLILSVMPVLFMPLANYLGIERLGLIFDKAPESVGPVAEKKMPSPASFKSSDSDSSIKEKLKLKKKHKKDKKKAKKAKKAKKAKKAKKAKEEEEDVATESE; from the coding sequence ATGTCTGATTACGTCgaaatattgaaaagaggTGGTAATGAAGCCATCAAAATCAACCCTCCAACTGGTGCTGATTTCCACATTACATCTCGTGGCTCAGATTGGCTTTTTACCGTCTTTTGTGTCAACTTACTATTTGGTGTGATTCTAGTCCCACTAATGTTTAGAAAGCCAGTTAGGGATAGATTCGTGTATTATACCGCCATTGCTCCAAATTTGTTTATGTCCATTGCCTATTTCACCATGGCTTCCAATTTGGGTTGGATTCCAGTTAGAGCAAAGTACAATCATGTTCAAACTTCCACTCAAAAAGAACATCCTGGTTACAGACAAATTTTCTACGCTAGATATGTTGGATGGTTTTTGGCTTTCCCATGGCCAATTATTCAAATGTCCCTACTTGGTGGTACTCCATTATGGCAAATTGCTTTCAATGTTGGTATGACTGAAATATTCACTGTTTGTTGGTTAATCGCTGCTTGCGTCCACTCCACTTACAAATGGGGTTACTACACCATCGGTATTGGTGCTGCAATTGTCGTTTGTATTAGTTTAATGACTACGACTTTCACCTTGGTTAAAGCTAGAGGTAAAGATGTATCTAACGTCTTTATCACCTTCATGAGTATCATCATGTTTTTATGGTTGATTGCATATCCAACTTGTTTTGGTATTACTGATGGTGGTAACGTTCTACAACCAGATTCCGCTACCATTTTCTACGGTATTATTGATTTGTTGATCTTATCCGTCATGCCAGTTCTTTTTATGCCATTAGCTAACTACCTAGGAATTGAAAGATTAGGTTTAATCTTCGACAAAGCACCCGAGAGTGTTGGCCCAGttgcagaaaagaaaatgccaTCTCCAGCTTCTTTCAAGTCATCTGACTCTGACTCCAGTATTAAGGAAAAGTTAaaactaaagaagaagcatAAGAAGgacaagaagaaggcaaAGAAGGCAAAGAAGGCAAAGAAGGCAAAGAAGGCCAAAAAGGctaaagaggaagaggaggaTGTAGCCACTGAATCTGAATAG
- the PRP6 gene encoding U4/U6-U5 snRNP complex subunit PRP6 (similar to Saccharomyces cerevisiae PRP6 (YBR055C); ancestral locus Anc_3.265) encodes MEKPSFLDQEPPAGYIPGIGRGATGFSTREKQATNTDDRSRRIPKRYRESVNHSYQSHSEDEENKEAENVFKTLESKLAQRKKKRVNENNDDKPADTSIVKRQFADLKESLAVVTENEWMNIPDATDFTRRNKRNRVQEQLVRKTYAAPDSLIPGNVDLNKLTEEREKLLISQIDVNIAQLKNTSGHIQVNKSNAATDALSYLKDLENDRAKSLSDATLEDLQKMRTILKSYRNADPTNPQGWIASARLEEKARKISVAKRIIEKGCQECPKSSDIWLENIRLHESDIHYCKTLVATAIKFNPASAHLWFKAVDLESTTANKYRVVRKALQELPRDEGLWKLAVGFETDKAQAVKMLEKATQFVPQSMDLLTAYINLQSYHDAKMTLNSFRKVLPQEPEIWIKAALLEERNNPDIAVDRLTRLLKNGLLELFKNGYKRNLSGWFNRAEALNDEPNSHLTSQAIVNAVLDFFKERDEHESELDNIDQTLEKLPNTMVRIFVLQKLIQWNPCDVALWSKLKIAAESYHKIEELLTFFQELLFHSKNSDDIRASIKENSPDLFMMYIFEYWKSHKGNARQTLIIIDQIISFVPDNLDMRFFKMKLLGHSSQFSELENFFHKTFMAFRDCKMNGIERLYYKYVDFLWYQGSNQKAIEFLNEKCLTKFPKCHKFFLQLGQVYHYMGNIEMSRQSYLSGTRIVPNCSLLWISLSKIDEIDLRNPVRARSILDRGLSKNPDDALLHIGKIQMEMRLGNLDQAALLTTQALQKFPNNALLWVEQIKLLKHANRSSSKKTIFHDALKKTQNDHRVLLEIGLSFYAEAQYQISLKWLERALRKSPVYGDTWVWLFRTYARLDKDPIDLYKMFDQYEPIDGPEWKATAKSVKFRYCTPREILLRLIDKKIE; translated from the coding sequence ATGGAGAAGCCATCTTTTTTGGATCAAGAACCACCGGCCGGTTATATACCAGGTATAGGTCGTGGTGCTACTGGTTTTTCAACTAGAGAAAAGCAAGCGACCAATACCGACGACAGAAGCAGAAGAATACCGAAAAGATACCGTGAAAGCGTGAACCATAGTTACCAAAGTCATTCTGAAGACgaggaaaataaagaagctGAAAATGTATTCAAGACGCTTGAATCGAAATTAGCACaacgaaaaaagaaaagggtCAATGAGAATAATGATGACAAACCAGCAGATACATCCATTGTAAAAAGGCAGTTTGCTGATTTAAAAGAATCTTTGGCTGTTGTAACAGAGAATGAGTGGATGAATATTCCAGATGCCACAGATTTTACAAGACgtaacaaaagaaataggGTTCAAGAGCAATTAGTTAGAAAAACTTACGCTGCACCTGATTCGTTAATACCTGGAAATGTTGATTTAAATAAATTAACGGAGGAAAGGGAAAAGCTACTGATATCTCAAATAGATGTAAATATTGCACAACTGAAGAATACAAGTGGCCATATCCAGGTTAATAAATCAAATGCGGCTACTGATGCGCTAAGTTACCTAAAGGATTTAGAGAACGATAGGGCAAAATCCCTGTCTGATGCGACATTGGAAGATTTGCAGAAAATGCGTACGATTTTAAAGTCATATAGAAACGCAGACCCAACAAATCCGCAGGGTTGGATAGCTTCTGCCAGATTAGAAGAAAAGGctagaaaaatttcagtaGCAAAAAGGATAATAGAAAAAGGTTGCCAAGAGTGCCCAAAAAGCTCGGATATCTGGCTGGAAAACATTAGACTTCACGAATCTGATATTCATTACTGTAAAACACTAGTAGCAACAGCAATTAAATTTAACCCAGCATCTGCACATCTCTGGTTCAAGGCCGTTGATTTGGAAAGTACAACAGCTAACAAGTATAGGGTAGTGAGAAAAGCACTTCAAGAACTTCCTCGAGATGAAGGTCTATGGAAACTGGCTGTTGGTTTTGAAACTGACAAAGCGCAAGCAGTGAAAATGCTAGAGAAGGCCACTCAGTTTGTTCCACAAAGTATGGATCTCTTAACCGCTTATATTAACCTTCAAAGCTATCATGATGCTAAGATGACTTTAAATTCTTTTAGAAAAGTTCTGCCGCAAGAACCAGAAATTTGGATTAAAGCCGCACTCCTGGAAGAACGCAATAATCCGGATATAGCTGTAGATAGACTAACCCGTTTGCTCAAGAATGGTTTATTGGAACTCTTCAAGAATGGATACAAAAGGAATTTGTCGGGATGGTTCAATCGTGCGGAAGCTTTAAATGATGAACCTAATTCTCATCTAACAAGTCAAGCTATTGTTAATGCTGTTTTGgacttttttaaagaaagagatgAGCATGAATCTGAGTTGGATAATATCGATCAAACATTGGAAAAGTTGCCAAACACAATGGTaagaatttttgttttgcaAAAGCTCATTCAGTGGAATCCTTGTGATGTAGCTCTTTGGTCTAAACTGAAAATTGCAGCTGAAAGCTATCATAAAATTGAAGAGTTATTAACATTTTTCCAGGAACTGCTCTTTCATTCCAAAAATAGTGATGACATTCGTGCAAGCATTAAAGAGAATAGTCCTGATTTGTTTATGATGTATATATTCGAATATTGGAAGTCACATAAAGGGAATGCTAGGCAGACATTGATTATTATTGACCAGATTATAAGTTTTGTACCGGACAATTTGGACATGCGCTTTTTCAAGATGAAGTTGTTAGGCCATTCATCACAATTTAGTGAGTTagaaaacttttttcataaaaCTTTTATGGCTTTCAGAGATTGTAAAATGAATGGCATAGAACGCTTATACTATAAGTATGTAGATTTCCTCTGGTATCAAGgttcaaatcaaaaagctatagaatttttgaatgagAAATGTCTAACAAAGTTTCCCAAATGCCacaaatttttcttacAATTGGGCCAGGTTTATCATTATATGGGCAATATAGAAATGAGCAGACAATCATATTTATCAGGTACAAGGATAGTACCTAACTGCTCTTTATTATGGATATCGTTGTCCAAAATTGATGAGATTGACTTAAGAAATCCAGTAAGGGCTAGGTCCATTTTAGATAGAGGATTGTCAAAAAATCCTGATGATGCATTACTTCATATTGGAAAGATTCAAATGGAAATGAGACTTGGTAACTTGGACCAGGCGGCGTTGCTGACTACGCAGGCATTACAAAAGTTCCCAAATAATGCTCTACTTTGGGTAGAACAAATTAAGTTATTGAAGCATGCAAATAGaagttcatcaaaaaaaaccatATTTCATGACgctttaaaaaaaacacaaaaTGATCATAGAGttcttttggaaattgGATTATCCTTTTATGCAGAAGCTCAATACCAAATATCATTAAAGTGGTTGGAGAGAGCACTTAGAAAGTCCCCAGTTTACGGAGATACATGGGTTTGGTTATTTAGAACATATGCAAGGTTAGATAAGGATCCTATTGACCTTTATAAAATGTTTGACCAATATGAACCTATTGATGGCCCTGAATGGAAAGCTACTGCTAAAAGCGTAAAATTTCGATACTGCACACCTAGAGAGATTTTGTTACGTTTaatagataaaaaaatagaataa